Proteins found in one Oryza glaberrima chromosome 4, OglaRS2, whole genome shotgun sequence genomic segment:
- the LOC127770551 gene encoding uncharacterized protein LOC127770551, with protein sequence MGRRGGAAVAAACGRWCLVILAVASALGVSGPAFYWRYKKGFASSSSSSSVSASAAAVVSPSCPPCSCDCPPPLSLQSIAPGLVNFSTSGCGKNDPELSKEMEKQFVDLLNEELKLQQIVAEEHSHHMNATLVEAKRQATQYQREAEKCNAATETCEEARERSEAAISKEKKLTALWEQRARQLGWQDSRPRVTTI encoded by the exons AtggggcggcgcgggggcgcggcggtggcggcggcgtgcgggcggtGGTGCCTGGTGATCCTGGCCGTGGCCTCCGCGCTCGGCGTCTCCGGGCCGGCCTTCTACTGGCGCTACAAGAAGggcttcgcctcctcctcctcctcctcctcggtctCCGCTTCCGCTGCGGCCGTCGTCTCCCCCTCCTGCCCGCCCTGCAGCTGCGACTGCCCGCCGCCACTCTCCCTCCAGTCCATCGCCCCCG GGCTTGTCAACTTCTCAACTTCAG GTTGTGGCAAAAATGACCCTGAACTTAGTAAAGAGATGGAGAAGCAGTTTGTTGATCTTCTTAATGAGGAGCTCAAGCTGCAGCAGATTGTAGCTGAGGAGCATAGCCATCACATGAATGCCACCCTTGTTGAAGCTAAAAGACAAGCTACTCAATACCAGCGAGAGGCAGAGAAGTGTAACGCAGCCACAGAGACTTGCGAGGAAGCTAGGGAGCGGTCTGAAGCGGCAATTTCGAAGGAAAAGAAACTCACAGCATTATGGGAGCAAAGAGCTCGCCAATTGGGTTGGCAGGACTCTAGACCTAGAGTCACAACCATTTGA
- the LOC127772123 gene encoding heavy metal-associated isoprenylated plant protein 7-like encodes MDEENASSTNSIKLELRIYMHCKACERSVRRAIEKIDGVEKVEVERGENKVTVTGGGDFEPEKAVRRIKKKTGKKVEILALEEEDDDHEEDGGGGADAQAHHEFQRHGYYVPYYHHRHHHHLVPVPCAYVPSCYDHLVPVPPPDNGGGGTADVAHEFQRRGGVGHYGYYAPCYYDGGGGGGDVAHEIQRPVRSAWDLHGFDDENTQACRVT; translated from the exons ATGGATGAAGAAAATGCTAGCTCCACGAAC AGCATCAAACTAGAACTGAGAATCTACATGCATTGCAAAGCCTGTGAACGATCTGTTCGCCGAGCCATAGAGAAAATCGACG GAGTCGAGAAAGTcgaggtggagaggggagagaacaAGGTGACggtgacgggcggcggcgacttcgAGCCGGAGAAGGCGGTGAGGCGGATCAAGAAGAAGACCGGGAAGAAGGTCGAGATCCTGGCTctcgaggaagaagatgatgatcacgaggaagacggaggaggaggagcagatgCGCAGGCTCATCACGAGTTCCAGAGGCACGGCTACTACGTCCCGTAttatcatcatcgtcatcatcaccaTCTGGTGCCTGTGCCTTGCGCTTACGTTCCGAGTTGCTATGATCATCTGGTGCCTGTGCCTCCGCCGGacaatggaggaggaggaacagcAGATGTGGCTCATGAGTTTcagaggcgcggcggcgtggggcacTACGGTTATTACGCTCCGTGTTATtacgatggaggaggaggaggaggagatgtggctcatgagattcagagGCCGGTACGCTCGGCGTGGGATCTTCATGGCTTCGATGATGAAAATACACAAGCGTGCAGGGTAACGTAG